In Sphingomonas sp. Leaf357, a single genomic region encodes these proteins:
- a CDS encoding uroporphyrinogen-III synthase gives MNRALAVLRPEPGNAATVARIEALEMRAMSLPLFEVAPLAWTPPDAQAHDALILTSANALRHGGVGLAALRALPVFAVGAVTAAAARKAGFRVVAIGAADAATLLAQAETHGVSRALYLGGRDRMVATGGIVTAAIAVYASLALPIRPERIVRLRHQVALLHSVRAARAFAGLVGDRAAHRIAALSPAILAAAEGGWDRAVSAAVPTDDALIAAAAALAD, from the coding sequence ATGAACCGGGCGCTGGCGGTGCTGCGGCCGGAGCCGGGCAACGCCGCCACCGTCGCGCGGATCGAAGCGCTCGAGATGCGCGCGATGTCTCTGCCGCTGTTCGAGGTCGCGCCGCTGGCCTGGACGCCGCCCGACGCGCAAGCGCACGACGCGCTGATCCTGACCAGCGCGAATGCGTTGCGGCATGGCGGGGTCGGGCTGGCCGCCTTGCGCGCGTTGCCGGTCTTCGCCGTCGGCGCCGTCACGGCCGCGGCGGCGAGAAAAGCGGGCTTTCGCGTCGTCGCCATCGGCGCGGCGGACGCCGCGACCCTTCTCGCCCAGGCCGAAACGCACGGCGTTTCGCGCGCACTTTATCTCGGCGGACGCGATCGGATGGTGGCGACCGGTGGCATCGTGACGGCGGCGATCGCGGTCTATGCCAGCCTCGCTCTGCCGATCCGGCCCGAGCGGATCGTCCGTCTGCGACATCAGGTGGCGCTGCTCCATTCGGTCCGCGCCGCGCGCGCCTTTGCCGGGCTGGTCGGGGACCGCGCCGCCCATCGCATCGCCGCGCTCAGCCCGGCGATCCTCGCCGCCGCAGAAGGGGGATGGGACCGCGCCGTCAGTGCCGCGGTGCCGACCGACGACGCCCTGATCGCCGCCGCCGCCGCGCTCGCCGATTGA